TGTTATGTTGCACAGATATCAAGCATGAGAAAGTCACTTGGTAATTTTCATTGATAGAAGTTGGGTAATTTTTGCCCCAAGTCCTAAAATCTACCACTACCAAGTTTTACCAATTTCACTTTCTATTGGTAAATACTAGCCAGGAGAGTGAGACCAGTAAAATGCTCAGCATATTAGGGTTGGAGGCAGCTGAGGGTCTAAAGCTTGAGAACAAATAAGTCTTCAGCAAAAGTGGGTGTAAATATCATTCATATTTGTGACCCTCTTTTCTCTCACCCCTTCCTCAGAAATTGATATGATCACTCTACTTACTCAGCAGCTTTAAGGACACACAGCTTCTCCCGAGATGGAAGTGTCACTATGTAATATCTTACTCGGGCATGTGAAAGACCCACCAAGACTTCTTACCCTCCTCTCTACAAATCATGCATTTTTGGCTCCCAACCTGATTAGAAATCATATCCACAAGGTAGCTTTATATGTTAACTCTTGATGAAACGCATACTAAAGGCATGTGAAGGAAAGTAAAGATGTTTGGCTAACAAATTCAGGCTATTATGCCATGCTTATTTCATTATTTAGAGTAGAACCAATGGATGGTTGAATGAATGAATCACCtgcagaaaatatgaaaaaagcattgagttctgAATACACAAAGGTAATATTTAAAAGAGGATGGGCTTTGGGGTTTGTTTGCATTGCATCCTGAGACCTAGATGAAGTAGGACTTTAGCTTGGACATGCAGATTATTATATAGGGAGTATATCCTGCAGTTTTTACTCAGATCAAACTCTCCTGCATTTTAGCCAGATATAAAACAATTGTGAACCCTGCCACAACGGATGAAGGACTATTTGCAGAACCTAGTGAGAAACTGACAGGAAGACCTGTGGGAAACTGACGAGTATAGATGGCTTCCTTAGCACATATTGGGCTATAACCTATATTAATAAACCATACCCCAGGAGGTGAGattctattttaaaattcttgttcAATTAGTCTGCAGGGTAACCGGAGGTATGGCTGTGCACTTGATGAGAGGGGTAAGCAACCTCTGTATAATCTCACTGTATCTGAGCATCGCATCACACACTGAGAGTGTTACTGTACTCCAAAAAAAATTCATAAGTCTAATCTTTCCTGATTTGAGCCCTATTTCTCAATGGAGGAAGGACTCTGCTGACCAAAGAAATACTGGGGGAAGAAGAAATCAAAATAGCCGTTATTTCTTGCTGAATGTAGAATGAGCTCTAAAGACATTATATATTTCAGATGTGACAGCACTGAGCAGCAACTCATCTTCTGAAGAAGATTAAAAAGAACAATGCATAACTTGCTGAGACCTATAACTATGAATCTGAGAACTAGTGACTGTGAAAATCTGCCTTCGCTGGTGTTCTTGAATACACACACAATCATTTCCTCTAATAGACCACCCTATCAATGGTTTGGAATGACTGCATAATATTTTGTTCTCATCTAGTGGGAAGGGGCCTCCTTCCTCCCTGAactggaatgctaaactgtattatactacaaaaagaaaaggaggacttgtggcaccttagagattaacaaatttatttgagcacatccgatgaagtgagctgtagctcacgaaagcttatgctcaaataaatgtgttagtctctaaggtgccacaagtactccttttctttttgtgaatacagactaacacggctgctactctgaaacctgtattatacTGTTTAGCCACTAGGTGACATTTTGTgtaaaatatcttttttaaacaaaccgCAACCATACCTCAcaaagcattaaaggatcttatgatgaacatATCTGGTGTGTATAAACAAGCTCTGTAACTAGTCCATTTCTAGAACAGGAACATGACACTCCACGATCACAATGGTGTGTAGATAGCATGTGACCACCGAAGTGAGACAGAAGATTTCTGTAATGCACAGTCAAGTACTTCccgattccatccagtagagggcaatagAACATGGATACAAAGTCCCACGTATGTCAAGGGAACACTATGCAGGAATACGGCTCAGACTCTGTAGATCATTTTGAAGGGCTGCAGTCTTAGAATGTAATTTAAACTTCAGTTACTTGTAGACTATGCACTGCTAAGTAGTTAAGATCGCTTTATCACTCTTCTAATCATCTTTCTTCCAACTGCTATAATAGGACATTTTCTAAATCAGCAGCATAAATACAGTAGACTTATATAACTTTGTAAGTTTTTTCTAATTGCCAGAATACTACTTTAAAAAATTGGCTAAAAGCTAAATTTGTGTTTTGACTAAGTAATGAGATGTTGTAATTTTACTAGGATCATAAGCCCCGATCCTGCATACACTTACATGAAtaattttactcacatgagtagccccatgGACTTTAGTGTCTGCATGAGTGTGCCCATGTTGACACATAGTAGTGCAAGAGTAAATGCAACTAGTGCtacgtttttttttaaaaaggaaagtcaTATAAAAATGTCCAGTGACATTTCATTCTAGTAAATGTTTGAATCCAGTCCTTGGAttccttcttatgttcttactaaATTAActccaccaaaaaaaaacccccaaaaaacaaaaaaacccaaaacattccAGGTCAAGTTCTCTCCCCTACTGTGGCCCATCTGTGCTACGGTGGTATGAAGGAGCCAGATCTCCCCAGTTGAAGGTTCTTCCAGTGAGGCCCTAGCACAGGGTGCATTCCAGAAGCACATCCAGAGGGGAGGGATCCCGTGTTATACTCCAGTGATTGTCATCTTGCCCCCAGGGAGGTATGGCAAGGGGAATTCAGTCAGCTGGTACAGATTAGAGAAATCCCAAGGCTACTCTAAACTATGATGGAGAGTCGACGGCACCGTACTCTTCTCGTCGGGAGTTGAGTACAGGTGTTGATTGGAGAGCAATCTACTGTCATTTTGACGGGTCAGAGTGTGGATtcgggctgtagtgtagacctgccctcaagCTTAGCTCCCAGACCTGACAGCTCTAGGAATCACCAACCAGAAACAAGGACTCTCTattgagtctaatcagctctgtcaTTAGCACTCTTTGAGCAGCATCCATATCATCAAGTAGGAACATCTGTCCCGACCCATTTTCTTCTTCACTGGGATTTGACATCCCTACCCTCTGCTTAGCGagtgaggttcagtttaggggaaaccctcaatcagggcatgctaAGAACAGTTCTGCTACCCTTTACTTGTACAATAAGGATTACAAGATTTCATTACCCCTACATTCAAATACTTGAGTAATTTGTAATCCAagaccagccaaaattgatcattctggcaaagcagctccatcatgctgCGCACTTAGGCTGACTAGGCACGTCTACGCAAACATAGTTTGCTCCTAAAGTCTTTTCCCCCATTGCATCACTAGATATCAAGGGGAGCGCTCATTCAGATCCTGTTTCATATATTATTTAGTGCTTTATAGTTTTCCTATATTCTagtaaactgaaatgtttgttttagaCATATACTGCCTCTCACACTTGGGagaagctccctgtaaacatACACAAAATTAACTCATTATCCTTCTTTAAAACTCTTCttttccatgatgcctacaaaaatcttCACAATTGTTAGGCTGCTGgcatgctgagaccactgcccatCACGCTGACCAATACTGTTGTGTTGTTTCCATGTAGttccctctctgtctgtctgtacccatctgttgtctcttgtcttatagttagattataagctctttggggcaggggccttctcttttttctgtgtttgtatagcaccaagCACAATTGGGTTCTGGTCCAGTACTGATAGTGCAGAATCTGGAGGGAAAATGGTACACAGCTTTTAAAAAGCTTGGTCAGTGTAGGACCCGATCCCGTTTGAAGTTAATGACAAATCTCCCATTAAGGGCCTGACTGTCTACCACTGAAATTAAAGTAACTCTCTCGTTTTTGCATTTTTGGCTACCAAAAATAGGTAGAAGTGAATGTGTCTGAAAACACATTCTGGGACCAATTCTCCCTTgaattacattaatttttataCTATTTTATACTATGAATTATACTATTCAATTGATTTAAGTGaaattaatcctgatttacagcagAGTTGGACCCACTATGAGTCCAAAAGCGTACTGTGCAGAGAAGTCTGAAATCTTTGGGGTAAAAAGGGGTCATGTCAACACAATGTATGGTATTTATCGGTAATATTAATGTCAGCAATTTAGCTGGAAAGTTATATACAAATCTATGGCTGAAAACTTATCCAGAGGGCATGTGTGTGATAGTGATTAATTGAATTAACTTGAGAAGTCAAGAGAAATATAATGATCTCAACAACAAAAACTAAGGATCCAAAAGAAAACTCTCCTTGTTactaatttaaacaaaaacatcatAGGCTGATCCTGGGAGGGACCAAGCTCCTCCTGGAAGATGCTGCACACCCTTAACTCACAACCGGGTTTAGCCttcactcactgaagtcaaggccAATTTTGACATTGACTTTTGGGAGAACAGATTTTGGCCTACTGGCTTGAATAGTTGTTGAGGGCGCTCAGCACTTCATTGTCTCAAGCAATCTATGATTATTAACTTGCATATTGTAATCAGTGCACTAAAAAACAATGAAATCAGCTATTGTATCATCTGCAAGTGTTCTTGCATGTGCACTGCATACCATGTCTTCAAGACTAGATTCTGGCCTTATAATACTGTATTCCATAATAAACAGTTGCCTTTAAAATAATGAGTATAgaggaagaagagctctttgtaccTTTATTGACTGTAAAATGCTAGTCCCCTTCTCAGTTTCTACTCTGCAGCTATCACAGTCTATTTTCTGAATCTTCACACAGCCAGTTCCTGATGTCTTGATATCCAAATCTAGAATAGTGAAAGCAAAAATGGGGCTCTCTTAGTGCTAAAGAGAAACAAATAACAGTTCTAAAACACTGTAATATCTGGTCTCAATCTACAATAATTACACGTAGAAGAAAAACAGAGCAGTCACTGAAAATACTCTACAACCACATCTTCCAAAGCTCGGTCACTTTCTGTTTCACTGTTAGCCCAGAGTTATTTTACATGATTTTCCTTGATAAACTGATAATATTGCAAGCCTAAATACCCTCCAACTTCTGAGATTGTTAAAAGAGGCAGTATAGCCAATACAGGATTATAGCCTCCTGGGGAAGAGGGAATAATCCACAGAGTATGCCTCCATCTGAAATTTTCAATCATCTCAAAATATGCCATTCCTATGATCTCAAAAGTACACTTCAAATTTCAGATAACAAATATTGTCTATATATACAGTGTGTGTACGTGCGGCAGAAGGGGCACAGGGAAATCAGTACATTGACTAACGTATCTGCAGAGTAAGTATAGGGAGAAGGTATTAGCCTATGAAAAAGATGTTTGCATATTGTTTAACAGGCATTTATGGTACTTATTTCAGTAGTGTGAGTGCCTCAAACATTTATGAATTTAGGCACATAACAGCCCTTGGGCCTAGCTGAAATTTGGGGTTCATCTCTGGTGCAAAGCAGTTAAGGAGTAATATGGCTATTGGCCCAAGCCTGGTTAGCAACTACCACATTTGGTGGTAGTACCATAGGCACGGACACTAGAGGTGCgggcgggggaggtgggggaggggtgctgcagcacccaccAGGTTTTAcatggggctccgctcctggccccgcACACTGGGTCCTGGCCCCATGCCCgggggtcctggccactggccccACGGCTCCTTTTCTGGCCCCCCTGCAGCCACTGGCCCCGCGCCTCCACTTCTGGCCCTGCACACAGCTACTCGCCCTGTGCCTGAGGGTCCTGGCCACTGGACCCGCGCCTCTGCTTCTGGCCCTGCATGCAGCTACCAcaccccctcagccccctgctgtgaccacagccttggcccccttagcCCTGTCCGGGTCCCCCCTTCCCGGAGACacggccctgctcccggccccagctctgggggagggggcgcggaCAGGGGGTAAGGGATCTGGCTTTCAGCACCACCACTATTAAACATATTCCAGCAAAACTGGGCAGTACAGCTGAGCTGTCTGTAGGATTTGTACTCACAGCACTGTCTGGATTCAGAGGGAGTTTCTCACTGCTAAGGGATGACATAGGAATTGTACTGGAAAAGAAGAGGCCTCTCCTGGCATTCCTGTCTCTATGACTGCAAACACTGTTGTCTTCCAGTTTTTGTAACCGGTGAGATGGGACACCCAAAAGAACACAAGCTAGTAGAGCTCATGACTCTGACTCCATTGGAGGTTGTGTTGGAGGGTTGGTTGCATGTACCACATCTGGTGTGAAAAATCCGTGAACTGCAAGTGTGCACAGCCAACTATCAGTAGTATCGCCAGTTCAACTAGAAAACAACATCAACCCCTGCTgatgtgttgccaactctcataatACCTGGTGTTTTTCTTACAGCTTCAGCTGCTGGAATCAAAAGATGGCATGTATATCTCCGTTTTCattcaaataaaaatgtacatttctaGCCCCTATGGTTTGcacagaaaagtttgaaaataagAAGTCAGTGTACCCTAAAgcctctcttccaaccctaatcttctatgattctgtgattccatgaaaccaacaggaaaagaaaaggaaccctttaaaaaaagtttcatgaTTTTGTGGAGaacctgactcatggtttttgagtGCCTGAGGTTGGCACTATTGCAACAGCACTGTCAAGTCTTACAAGAAGGGAGGTCAAGAGAGGCCTGAACCCAGGGAGACACAGGTGCATGTCTCACTGTGCGGAGAACAGGGATTGGACACACAGCGCACATACCCACACCTCAACTACAACAGAATACTACATCTGAACCAGCTACACCTCACATACCAAACTTCATAGGTGTCTTCACAACAACAGCGGCCTTGCTGTCCACGTGGTCGGAGACAATCGTCATCTCCTTCAGCGCCTCGTCGTACTTCACCTGCAGGCGATCCAGGTCCACACCCTGGGGCAGGCTGCTGTCCACCCCGCTGACCGTGACCAGCGCTCTGTCCGCGGCCGGGTAGCGGAGCGGGTCCAGGGGGCGCACGGTAACGTGGCAGGGCAGCCGCACCTTCAGCTGGCCGAACGGGCTGACAATCAGCGTCCACTCCTTGAGGGGCTTATTGCCCCTCTTCTTGCCCGCCTCGGGGCCCGCCGGGCTCCCgcagctgctggaggggcccGTCACGAACAGGGCAGAGCGCGACCAGCTGCCGCCCCTCGCCCCTCGCCAGGGGCCGCCGCTGCTCAACAGCCCTCGCGGGACACCTGCCACCCTCACCCCCAGGTGCCACCAGCCCGGGCAGGGGGGCCGCATATTGCCCAGCTTTGATGCCGGCGATGGCGCCCTTCTCCGCGCGGGGTGCGGCTTATGGGAACGGGGCACCGCGGGCGGGGGTGGGGTCTGCCCCCCACCGGGCACCGCAGGGACGGGCTATGGGGCCCGCCCTGGCCGAGGGCTGGGGCGCACAGCTCATAGGAGGGGACCCCACCCGCAGCTCCCGCACATAACTCGCAGCGGGCGGAGGGGGTGGCGAACAGGGAACAGGTCCCCGGCCAGGGTCTAGGCTGGCAGCGTGGTGGGTGCCGCCGCCTGGCGCTCCCCACCTCCCTTTAGCCGATGTGGCTGCTGGGACTTGTAGTTCGGAGGCACAGCAACTTCATAGAGAAAGGAAGAAGGATGAACTACAAATCCCAGCGGGCTACATCACAACCCCTCAGCGCCCCTTAGTTCTCTGTCCGCGAaccacgggggagggggaggtcttTCCGTGTTCTGCTCCTATTGGACAGAGGGGGAGACGTTGTCACCAATCAGAAGTGAGGGAGAAAGAAGGTAGCGAGGCTGTGCggcgggtgtgggggggggaggtggctgTGTCTCCATGGCGACCCGAGACGCTCTGGGGGTGGTGAACAGGCGGCTCGAGGCTGCCAGGCAGCTGCTAGGGGGAACAAAACGCCCCGGAGGAGGAACCTGACTGGGTAGGAAACATCAGGCAAGAGGAGCCCCGGGTGGCACAGACGCCTCAGCCCAGCGGCTGGGCCCGCGAGGGGGAGAGACGCTGGCTAAAAAGAAGCGGGGGCTGGGCTGCGGGAGCCGTGAGGTATTTGCGGGAGGGGATCGCACTGTGTGGGGCACGCGTGGAGAGGTGCACTGTGCAAGGGGGCGCACGCCCTGGCAGTGTGGCGAGATGCATGGGGTGGGCACCATGGGTAGCTCGGTGAGGGTACGAATTTCCTGGGGGGCGCACCGGGGGTGGTGTTACATGCCAACATACATGacgtaacactgacagaccccagtcgtcggcaggcgggatcgaacctgcaGCTTAAAGCATGAGCCGCAAGTTAAGTGGCTGgtagcagactcattttatctctttcTTTAAGTGATCTCGGTACCAGGAGATGGGGCAGAACAGCACACCCCGAAGGTGTGTGGATTACAGTGACaactagtggtcagagcaggagtctgtCCTAGATGCCGCAGCGAAAtcagggggcagagctggagttGTGGTAGGGAGATAAACCATTACTCAGCCAGGAGCAGAGGCACATTTGACTTCTAATTTGGGGGGTTAAGGGGCTTAATACTATTAATAATAGGTATAGGTGTAACTTCTGGATTTACCCATTGTTAGTGATACTTAAATTCGTAGGCGATCCCTCGAGatcgaggatgatctctttcacaacttcagaggggtagccgtgttagtctggatctgtaaaagcagcaaagagtcctgtggcaccttatagactaacagatgcatccgacgaagtgggtattcacccatgaaagctcatgctccaatacgtctgttagtctataaggtgccataggactctttgcctctttcacaggttttatttttcatgggtcctttggtgatTGAGGAGTCTGATTCTTGAGCCACAGGCTCgttggcagacattgcaggtggtgttggaagacagggttgggccacGATTGCTGCGTAacagttgtctttcctttcttttctggcatttttctgcgACCAGGGCAGggtgattttcctcaaaagtggacaTTCCCTCTCTGACAAATCTTCGCCAATTATCCCTGTCCTtggctgctgtctcccagtgttTGGTGTTGATGCCACATCTCTTGCTGTTTATCCTGAGGGTGtctttaaaacatttcttttggcctccccatTTCCTTTCATGAGTTGGGCatacagcagttgttttggtaagcgTACATCAGGCATGCGCACACAGTGCTtgctccacctcagctggtgctggattatcagggcctcaacactgaagatgttggcctctgtgaggacaccGACATTACTGCAATGATCCTCCCACGTTATGTTGAGTATCTTCCAAAGAAAGTGCTGGtgttccaggtttttcaggtgttttgtGTAGGTCATCCAAGTCTCACAGTcatagaggagagttgggattaccacTGCTTTATAAACAAATTCTAATATGTGTTCTAatgttgtgattgttgaacacctggcgagacagtctgccaaaggcaaggCTGGCGCAGCgaattctgtgctgaatctcgacGTCTATGTCTGCCCTCTTTGAGAGATGGCTGCCAAAATAAgcaaagtattctacattttccaaTTCTTCTTTGTCGATAtagatcttccttgctgggtctgatgattgactggggactggctggtggagaatTTTTGTTTGGCCGTTGTTCAGAGTTAGCCCtaggcttttgtaagcttcagagaagcaattaagggctGTTTGAAGATCCTTCTGTGAGTGTGCAACTACAGCACAGTCATCTGCGTACTGGAGTTCAGTTATTTTTGCCAatattactttagttctggcatGGAGATAagaaaggttgaagaggttgcTGTGAATCCAGCGTTGGATGCCAGTGCCCTGTGGTAGACAATCTGGGGTTAATGTTTTCatagctgctaagaaaatggagaaaagggggGGTGCCAGTACACAACCTTGTTTTACGCCAGTTTGGATGACAAAGGGCTCAGAGGTAGAGCCGctgcacaggatggaggcagtCATCTGGTCATGGAGGAGGCTTACAGTGGTGATAAATTTGCcaaactttgacatgattttccaTAGAGCCTCATGGTTCACAGAGTTGAAGGCTTTGGTCAGATTGATAAAGGCCGTATACAGCTCCTGGTGTTGTTCTTGACATTTTTCCTGCCTCTCTGCGAAAATCATGTCGGTTGTGCCTCGTGATGGTCTGAAGCAACACTGGGACTCTGGAAGTACTTCGtctgcaagagggagcaggcGACTCAGTAAGATTCTAGCAAGAATCTTCACAGcgatggagaggagggcaatgcCTCCATAGTTGGTGCAGTCAGCCCtgtctccctttttgaaaatggcGATGATGTTAGCATTACGTAAATCAGCAGGGATTTCTTCAGTGCGCCAGATTTTGAGGAGCAGAAAGTGAAGCTTGTTAGTcagtgtttctccccccactttcAGTATTTCAGCTGGTATGCCATCAGGACCTGGTGCTTTATTGTTCTTCATTGTTCttcaaaatttctcgatactttaaatgactgcttcttggagcagctggtataggaacccacaaggggagaggcagctctcgatttagtcctgagtggagtgcaggatctgatccaaaaggTAACTATAGCAGGACCgattggaaatagtgaccataatataataacatttaacactCCTGTGATGGAAAGAACACCTCAAtggcccaacactgtggcatttaatttcagaaaggggaactatgcaaaaatgaggaggttagttaaacagaaattaaaaggtacagtgactagagtgaaatcccagcaagctgcatggacacttttcaaagacaccatgaTAGAGTCTCAACTTAAATGtttaccccaaattaaaaaactcagtaaaagaactaaaaaagagccaccgtggcttaacaaccatgtaaaagaagcagtgagagataaaaaggcatcttttaaaaagtggaagtcaaatcctagtgaggtaaatagaaaggagcataaacactgccaaattaagtgtaaaaatgtaataagaaaagccaaaaaggagctgaagaacagctagccaaaaactcaaaaggtaataacaaaatgttttttaagtacaccagaagcaggaagactgtgaaacaaccagtggggcccctggacgatcaagatacaaaaggaacacttaaagacgataaagtcattgcaaagaaacaaaatgaattcttcgcttcagtcttcatggctgaggatgttagggagattccccaacctgagccgtcttttgtaggtgacagttctgaggaattgtcacagactgaagtgtcagtagaggaggttttggaattaattgagaaacttaacagtaacaagtcaccaggaccagatggcattcacccaagagttctgaaagaactcaaatgtgaaattgcggaactgttaactatagtttgtaacctgtcctttaaatcagcttctgtacccagtgactggaagatagctaatgtaacaccaatatttaaaaagggctctagaggtgatcctgccaattacagaccagtaagttgAATGTCAGTActaggcaaattagttgaaacaatagtaaagaataaaattgtcagacacacagaagaacataaattgttgggcaaaagtcaacatggtttttgtaaagggaaatcatgtcttactaatctattagagttctttgaaggggtcaacaaacatgtggacaagggggatccagtggacatagtgtacttagattttcagaaagcctttgacaaggtccctcaccaaagactcttatgtaaattaagttgtcatgggataagagggaagatcctttcatggattgagaactggttaaaagacagggaacaaaa
The nucleotide sequence above comes from Caretta caretta isolate rCarCar2 chromosome 1, rCarCar1.hap1, whole genome shotgun sequence. Encoded proteins:
- the FAM185A gene encoding protein FAM185A isoform X2; this translates as MRPPCPGWWHLGVRVAGVPRGLLSSGGPWRGARGGSWSRSALFVTGPSSSCGSPAGPEAGKKRGNKPLKEWTLIVSPFGQLKVRLPCHVTVRPLDPLRYPAADRALVTVSGVDSSLPQGVDLDRLQVKYDEALKEMTIVSDHVDSKAAVVVKTPMKFDLDIKTSGTGCVKIQKIDCDSCRVETEKGTSILQSIKSHKIHVRTKGGKVICLGTLHGNADIHAAEKSSVNIEKLQGTSIKISTEDGLLKTKYLYAESSFLSSTAGDILLGSIHGDTTLQTETGNITVGHMNQMNERDKCIKADTQDGTVHLKSQSWFQSIKLQVP